The proteins below come from a single Asanoa ferruginea genomic window:
- a CDS encoding SDR family NAD(P)-dependent oxidoreductase: MSTHPDRVAIVTGAARGIGQAIARRFGERGLTVVAVDLESPDETLALLDQTKAIGLTADVSDPAQTAEVGAEVIRRFGRIDILVNNAGIFPFSDIADLDYATWRRVLAVNLDSQFLMAKMVLPAMKDGGWGRIVNLTSNSIVTVTPGLSHYFASKMGIIGFTRGLANDLAPFGITVNAVGPTLTRTPGVLAHRGGKELEEAAHAQAIKRPGEVDDVVGVIAFLASDDAGFVTGQTIMADGGLARL; the protein is encoded by the coding sequence ATGTCAACTCACCCGGACCGGGTCGCGATCGTCACCGGCGCCGCCCGCGGCATCGGCCAGGCCATCGCCCGCCGCTTCGGCGAACGCGGCCTCACTGTCGTCGCGGTAGACCTCGAGAGCCCCGACGAGACCCTGGCGCTGCTCGACCAGACCAAGGCGATCGGCCTGACCGCCGACGTGTCCGACCCGGCCCAGACGGCGGAGGTCGGCGCCGAGGTCATCCGCCGGTTCGGCCGGATCGACATCCTGGTCAACAACGCCGGCATCTTCCCGTTCAGTGATATCGCCGACCTCGACTACGCGACCTGGCGGCGGGTCCTGGCCGTCAACCTCGACTCGCAGTTCCTCATGGCCAAGATGGTGTTGCCGGCGATGAAGGACGGTGGCTGGGGCCGGATCGTCAACCTGACGTCCAACTCGATCGTGACGGTGACCCCCGGCCTGTCGCACTACTTCGCGAGCAAGATGGGCATCATCGGCTTCACCCGCGGGCTGGCCAACGACCTGGCTCCCTTCGGCATCACCGTCAACGCGGTCGGCCCGACCCTCACCCGCACCCCCGGTGTGCTGGCGCACCGGGGCGGGAAGGAACTCGAGGAGGCCGCGCACGCCCAGGCCATCAAGCGCCCCGGTGAGGTCGACGACGTGGTGGGCGTCATCGCGTTCCTCGCGAGTGACGACGCCGGCTTTGTGACGGGCCAGACCATCATGGCCGACGGTGGTTTGGCCCGCCTCTGA
- a CDS encoding SigE family RNA polymerase sigma factor, which translates to MTTDFADFVRLRYSELLRSAYLLTGSTHAAEDLLQTALLKAMGRWSTIDEPLPYIRRSMVNLHVSVWRRYGAREILHAVLPERGVRDGVHQVEQRHAIVDALRALPPRTRAVVVLRYWDDLSEADTAAALNCSIGTVKSQASRGLARLRVVLGERTMTP; encoded by the coding sequence ATGACCACAGACTTCGCGGACTTCGTCAGGCTGCGCTACAGCGAGCTGTTGCGTTCGGCATATCTGCTGACCGGTTCGACGCACGCGGCGGAGGACCTGCTCCAGACCGCCCTGCTGAAGGCGATGGGCCGGTGGTCGACGATCGACGAACCGCTGCCCTACATCCGCCGGTCCATGGTCAACCTGCACGTGAGCGTGTGGCGGCGTTACGGCGCGCGGGAGATCCTGCACGCCGTGCTGCCCGAACGCGGTGTTCGCGACGGCGTCCACCAGGTCGAGCAGCGGCACGCGATCGTCGACGCGCTGCGCGCGTTGCCGCCGCGCACCCGGGCCGTCGTGGTGCTGCGCTACTGGGACGACCTGTCCGAGGCCGACACCGCCGCCGCGCTGAACTGCTCCATCGGAACCGTGAAGAGCCAGGCGTCGCGCGGGCTGGCCCGCCTTCGCGTGGTGCTGGGGGAAAGGACGATGACGCCGTGA
- a CDS encoding alcohol dehydrogenase catalytic domain-containing protein, with amino-acid sequence MKAVVFHGLGDIGLDEVAEPVIEEPADAIVRITTAAICGTDLHFIRGTVPGMKPGKILGHEGVGVVEEVGSQVHNLAPGDRVVISAVLGCGSCSFCREGHFAQCDNINPYGPRSGTGSPGSPEQQGPFNGLQAEYARVPSAHTNLFRLPDSVSDAQAIPLADIYPTGYFGAVIADVSDGKVATVWGCGPVGQFAIRSAFERGAARVIAVDGHADRLEYAQAAGAEVINFNEVDPVDAIMDLTLGIGADCAIDAVGVDSESAKSGPAAKQARGQDKMHRDEVREIARKSNEQDGHWKPGDAPSQAQSWAIESLAKMGTLGIVGVYPMADRFFPIGTVLGRNLTVKAGNGNHPRYIPKLLSMVESGVVNPEEVLTQQEPLDDALAAYREFDLRSPGWLKVALEPATT; translated from the coding sequence ATGAAAGCGGTGGTGTTTCACGGTTTGGGCGACATTGGGCTCGACGAGGTCGCCGAACCGGTGATCGAGGAGCCGGCGGACGCCATCGTCCGGATCACCACCGCCGCGATCTGCGGCACCGATCTGCATTTCATCCGGGGCACCGTTCCCGGCATGAAGCCGGGCAAGATTCTGGGGCACGAGGGTGTCGGCGTGGTCGAAGAGGTCGGCTCCCAGGTGCACAACCTCGCTCCCGGCGACCGGGTGGTCATTTCGGCGGTGCTCGGCTGCGGGTCCTGTTCCTTCTGCCGCGAGGGCCACTTCGCCCAGTGCGACAACATCAACCCGTACGGCCCGCGGTCGGGCACGGGCTCGCCGGGCTCGCCGGAGCAGCAGGGGCCGTTCAACGGGCTCCAGGCGGAGTACGCCCGCGTGCCGAGCGCGCACACCAACCTGTTCCGGTTGCCGGACTCGGTTTCCGACGCACAGGCGATCCCGCTGGCCGACATCTACCCGACGGGCTACTTCGGTGCGGTCATCGCCGACGTCTCCGATGGCAAGGTCGCGACGGTCTGGGGCTGCGGACCGGTGGGTCAGTTCGCCATCCGCTCGGCCTTCGAACGCGGCGCCGCCCGGGTGATCGCAGTGGACGGCCACGCCGACCGGCTGGAGTACGCCCAGGCCGCCGGCGCCGAAGTGATCAACTTCAACGAGGTCGACCCGGTCGACGCGATCATGGATCTGACCCTCGGGATCGGCGCCGACTGCGCGATCGACGCGGTCGGTGTCGACTCGGAGAGCGCGAAGTCCGGCCCGGCCGCCAAGCAGGCCCGCGGCCAGGACAAGATGCACCGCGACGAGGTGCGGGAGATCGCCCGCAAGAGCAACGAGCAGGACGGCCACTGGAAGCCCGGCGACGCACCGAGCCAGGCCCAGTCGTGGGCGATCGAGAGCTTGGCCAAGATGGGCACCCTCGGCATCGTCGGCGTCTACCCGATGGCCGACCGGTTCTTCCCGATCGGCACGGTGCTGGGCCGCAATCTCACCGTCAAGGCCGGGAACGGCAACCACCCCAGATACATCCCGAAGCTGCTGTCCATGGTGGAGTCCGGCGTGGTGAACCCGGAAGAGGTCCTGACACAGCAGGAACCGCTCGACGACGCACTCGCCGCCTACCGCGAGTTCGACCTGCGCAGCCCCGGCTGGCTCAAGGTCGCGTTGGAGCCCGCCACGACCTGA
- a CDS encoding ABC transporter ATP-binding protein, whose amino-acid sequence MFALFESPVDPFPTTDNSTPARTVGRFLLTTLRPLRPVVAVAVAITILCAAIEVWLIGYAGRLVDTLAAGSPDTFWADHGTGLLTVGAFVLLGRPLLNLVGEALDDISFRANARPLARWRAHRHVSRQSVGWFRDDLAGRIATWVRDGGDAASTAAYSVIHTLVFVVAYIAGSVWLMWSVDVRLLLPLGTWILAYALLMRWAVPRYRRASERLQDAESELTGLLVDSYANVDTLALLGGPGARTEHDRLVFARARRAHLDLQRVEVTMNSSMMALGGALLVGLVGYGIALWRLDAAPLGLVAAALALSFRITSMGEWLLDAVSALFGSVGALRRALRTVAQPLAVADKPGATDLRVRGGAISFAQVSHHYGRGAGGLDRLSLDVAAGERVGIVGRSGAGKSTLVGLLLRFHDAEAGTITIDGTDITDVTQESLRAQIAMVAQEATLLHRSVRENVAGPSGADDDLSVEAALRRAAADGFVATLRDTDGRTGLDAHVGERGVRLSGGQRQRIALARAFYRDAPILVLDEATSALDSEAEAAIHETLGEVMTGRTVIAIAHRLSTIAHLDRIVVLDAGRIAEQGTHAELLAQGGLYADLWSRQSGGFLATATEQDRAHAGPS is encoded by the coding sequence GTGTTCGCACTGTTCGAAAGCCCGGTTGACCCCTTCCCGACGACCGACAACAGCACCCCGGCCCGCACCGTCGGGCGGTTCCTGCTGACCACCCTCCGCCCACTGCGCCCAGTCGTCGCGGTCGCCGTCGCCATCACGATCCTGTGCGCCGCCATCGAGGTGTGGCTCATCGGCTACGCCGGCCGGCTGGTCGACACCCTCGCCGCCGGCAGCCCGGACACGTTCTGGGCCGACCACGGCACCGGGTTGCTCACCGTCGGCGCGTTCGTGCTGCTCGGCCGGCCGCTGCTGAACCTCGTCGGCGAAGCGCTCGACGACATCTCGTTCCGGGCCAACGCGCGCCCGCTGGCCCGCTGGCGGGCACACCGGCACGTGTCCCGGCAGTCGGTCGGCTGGTTCCGCGACGACCTGGCGGGGCGGATCGCCACCTGGGTCCGCGACGGCGGCGATGCCGCCAGCACCGCCGCCTACAGCGTCATCCACACGCTCGTGTTCGTGGTCGCCTACATCGCCGGTTCGGTGTGGCTGATGTGGTCGGTCGACGTGCGCCTGCTGCTCCCGCTGGGCACCTGGATTCTCGCCTACGCGCTGCTGATGCGCTGGGCGGTCCCGCGCTACCGGCGGGCGTCCGAGCGGCTGCAGGACGCCGAGTCGGAGCTGACCGGCCTGCTGGTCGACTCCTACGCCAACGTCGACACGCTCGCGTTGCTCGGCGGGCCCGGCGCCCGCACCGAGCACGACCGCCTGGTGTTCGCCCGGGCCCGGCGCGCGCACCTGGATCTGCAACGGGTCGAAGTCACCATGAACAGCAGCATGATGGCGCTCGGCGGCGCCCTGTTGGTCGGCCTCGTCGGTTACGGGATCGCGCTCTGGCGCCTGGATGCCGCGCCGTTGGGCCTGGTCGCCGCCGCGCTGGCACTCAGCTTCCGGATCACCTCGATGGGCGAATGGCTGCTCGACGCGGTGTCGGCCCTGTTCGGCTCGGTCGGTGCGCTGCGCCGCGCCCTGCGGACCGTCGCGCAACCGCTGGCCGTCGCCGACAAACCAGGTGCGACCGATCTGCGCGTACGCGGTGGAGCCATCAGCTTCGCGCAGGTCAGCCACCACTACGGCCGGGGCGCCGGCGGGCTGGACCGGCTGAGCCTCGACGTCGCGGCGGGTGAGCGGGTCGGCATCGTCGGCCGGTCCGGCGCGGGAAAGTCCACATTGGTGGGTCTGCTGCTCCGGTTCCACGACGCGGAGGCCGGCACGATCACGATCGACGGCACCGACATCACCGACGTGACCCAGGAGAGCCTGCGCGCCCAGATCGCCATGGTCGCGCAGGAGGCCACCCTGCTGCACCGGTCGGTCCGGGAGAACGTCGCCGGCCCCAGCGGCGCCGACGACGACCTGTCGGTCGAGGCGGCGCTGCGCCGGGCCGCCGCCGACGGGTTCGTCGCGACGCTCCGCGACACCGACGGCCGCACGGGGCTGGACGCCCACGTCGGCGAGCGCGGCGTGCGGCTGTCCGGCGGCCAGCGGCAGCGGATCGCGCTGGCCCGGGCGTTCTACCGCGACGCCCCGATCCTGGTCCTGGACGAGGCGACCTCCGCGCTCGACTCCGAGGCGGAGGCCGCCATCCACGAGACACTCGGCGAAGTGATGACCGGCCGCACCGTGATCGCGATCGCCCACCGGCTGTCCACGATCGCCCACCTGGACCGGATCGTGGTCCTGGACGCGGGCCGGATCGCCGAGCAGGGCACCCACGCCGAGCTGCTCGCCCAGGGCGGTCTCTACGCCGACCTGTGGTCGCGCCAGTCCGGCGGCTTCCTGGCCACGGCGACCGAGCAGGACCGGGCGCACGCCGGTCCGAGCTGA
- a CDS encoding LysR family transcriptional regulator yields MELRNLRHFVALAEERSFTRAAARELIVQSGLSTSIRSLEKDVGGLLFIRGTRPVRLTAAGDALLPEARRTLAAADAARQAVQQVEGVLSGRFTIGTMDSIGHTLPFSAWLAEFALAHPGLEIVVTQQPALRMAELVAGGELDCALLPATRDAGLTVLPLISEPIVLACAPGHPLARKRTVRLADLDGERFVETPPGWAIRALIDETFDAAGLSRRIACEVTDWTTVVDLVAAGVGVALIPEGLNFARLPSPRLIPLADAHLERRLDFVYPAGPAASPATRRFLAVLESR; encoded by the coding sequence ATGGAGCTGCGAAACCTTCGGCACTTCGTCGCGCTCGCGGAGGAGCGGAGCTTCACCCGGGCCGCCGCGCGCGAGTTGATCGTGCAGTCCGGCCTGTCGACGTCGATCCGTTCGCTGGAGAAAGACGTCGGGGGACTGCTCTTCATCCGCGGCACCCGGCCGGTCCGGCTGACCGCGGCCGGCGACGCGCTGCTGCCGGAGGCTCGCCGGACACTGGCCGCGGCCGACGCTGCACGCCAGGCGGTGCAGCAGGTCGAGGGCGTGCTGTCCGGCCGATTCACGATCGGCACGATGGACAGCATCGGGCACACCCTGCCGTTCTCGGCCTGGCTGGCCGAGTTCGCTCTCGCGCACCCGGGCCTGGAGATCGTCGTCACGCAGCAGCCCGCGTTGCGGATGGCCGAACTGGTGGCCGGCGGCGAACTCGACTGCGCCCTGTTGCCCGCGACCCGCGACGCCGGCCTGACCGTCCTCCCGCTGATCTCCGAGCCGATCGTCCTCGCGTGCGCGCCCGGCCATCCCTTGGCCCGCAAACGCACGGTCCGGCTGGCCGACCTCGACGGCGAACGCTTCGTCGAGACACCGCCGGGCTGGGCGATCCGGGCCCTGATCGACGAGACGTTCGACGCCGCCGGCCTGAGCCGGCGGATCGCCTGCGAGGTCACCGACTGGACGACGGTCGTCGACCTCGTCGCGGCGGGCGTGGGCGTGGCACTGATCCCGGAAGGACTCAACTTCGCCCGCCTGCCGTCGCCGCGATTGATCCCGCTGGCCGACGCACACCTGGAACGCCGTTTGGATTTCGTCTATCCAGCGGGGCCCGCCGCGAGCCCCGCCACCCGACGTTTCCTCGCCGTGCTCGAAAGCCGCTAG
- a CDS encoding MFS transporter, producing the protein MTTLSRPGHATGFWFVALAFASLMAFGTLPTPLWPLYQARDHFGPTQVTIAFAVMVAGAAISFGALGHLSDRFGRRRIIAPALVVGIGAALVLAAWPTLPGLIVGRVLTGIAVGLMASTATAYLTDLHRAAHPDRAGSGVPMLTSTVANLGGLALGPLLAGILAQWLPAPLVTSYVLLAGVMAGLLVLVLSTPETVDRLGGAGAARPSRFALRPGAARLFGAAAAVGFFAFALMGFFSSLGAIVVRGQLGITSTFVVGLAPFTAFAASAAAQILLGKAPQRRLLVAGSGLFPVGLAVTAAALYHPTLGWFLTGAALAGAGAGLLFKAAATQTVLAADPASRAGVLAVFFIIAYAGMGLPSIAFSIVIRYAALAPTMVGFGAVLALGTIAAVVTTIRRIR; encoded by the coding sequence GTGACAACACTTTCGCGCCCCGGGCACGCGACCGGGTTCTGGTTCGTCGCCCTGGCGTTCGCCAGCCTGATGGCCTTCGGCACGCTACCGACCCCGCTCTGGCCGCTCTACCAGGCCCGCGACCACTTCGGGCCGACCCAGGTGACCATCGCGTTCGCGGTGATGGTGGCCGGCGCCGCGATCAGCTTCGGCGCGCTCGGGCACCTCTCGGACCGGTTCGGCCGGCGCCGGATCATCGCGCCCGCGCTCGTAGTCGGCATCGGCGCCGCACTCGTCCTCGCCGCCTGGCCGACGCTGCCCGGGCTGATCGTCGGCCGGGTGCTGACCGGCATCGCCGTAGGACTGATGGCTTCGACGGCGACCGCCTACCTGACCGACCTGCACCGCGCGGCCCATCCGGACCGCGCGGGCTCCGGCGTGCCGATGCTGACCTCGACGGTGGCCAACCTCGGCGGCCTGGCCCTCGGCCCGCTGCTGGCCGGCATCCTGGCCCAGTGGCTGCCGGCGCCGCTGGTCACCTCGTACGTCCTGCTCGCCGGGGTGATGGCCGGGCTGTTGGTCCTCGTCCTGTCGACCCCGGAGACCGTCGACCGGCTGGGCGGCGCCGGTGCGGCGCGACCGAGCCGGTTCGCGCTGCGGCCCGGCGCGGCCCGCCTGTTCGGCGCCGCTGCCGCCGTGGGCTTCTTCGCCTTCGCGCTGATGGGCTTCTTCTCGTCGCTCGGCGCGATCGTCGTGCGCGGCCAGCTCGGCATCACCTCGACCTTCGTCGTGGGCCTGGCACCGTTCACCGCGTTCGCCGCGTCCGCGGCCGCCCAGATCCTGCTCGGCAAGGCCCCGCAGCGACGCCTGCTGGTGGCCGGCAGCGGGCTCTTCCCGGTCGGGCTGGCGGTCACCGCCGCCGCGCTCTACCACCCGACCCTCGGCTGGTTTCTGACCGGGGCGGCGCTGGCCGGTGCGGGCGCCGGGCTGCTGTTCAAGGCGGCGGCGACGCAGACCGTGCTGGCCGCCGACCCCGCGTCGCGCGCCGGGGTGCTCGCCGTCTTCTTCATCATCGCGTACGCCGGGATGGGTCTGCCGTCGATCGCGTTCAGCATCGTCATCCGCTACGCGGCGCTGGCACCGACGATGGTCGGTTTCGGCGCCGTGCTCGCCCTCGGCACCATCGCCGCGGTCGTCACCACCATAAGGAGAATCCGATGA